The Pectobacterium wasabiae CFBP 3304 DNA segment TTGCCAGTTTCTATCCGGGTGAAAATGCGTCTCTTCTTGCCGCTGTCAACAATGCTTTGTATCAAGAGCATGGTAGCTATATCTATTTCTGGTCACGCGAAGGAGGCGGGCGCAGCCATTTGTTGCATGCTGCCTGCGCTGAACTGTCGCGTCAGGAACGCGCAGTGGGCTACGTGCCGCTGGATAAACGCGCCTACTTTGTGCCAGACGTGCTGGAAGGTATGGAGCAACTGGCGCTGGTCTGTATCGACAATATCGAATCTATTGCAGGCGATGAAGAATGGGAAATGGCGGTGTTTAATCTGTATAACCGCATTCAGGAAACGGGACGTGCACGGCTGTTGATTACCGGCGATCGTCCGCCGCGGCAGTTGAATTTACGTCTGCCCGATCTGGCTTCTCGCCTCGACTGGGGACAAATCTACAAGCTACAGCCGTTGTCAGATGATGAGAAAGGGGAAGCACTACAGTTACGTGCCAGACTGCGTGGGTTCGAATTGCCAGAAGACGTGAGTCGTTTTCTGCTTAAGCGTTTAGATCGAGAAATGCGCACGTTATTTATGACGCTCGATCAGCTTGACCATGCTTCCATCACTGCACAGCGCAAGCTGACCATTCCGTTTGTGAAAGAGATCCTCGGACTGTAGTTGGGGATCGCGAGTTGACGATCGTTCACAGCAATTGTCCACAACTACAGACATTTACAACGACAGAATCTCCAGCACCTGCTCCGGCGGGCGGCCAATACGTGCCTGACCCTGTGCCACGACGATAGGGCGTTCGATGAGTTTCGGGTTATCAATCATCGCCTGAATAAGTTGCGCTTCTGTCAACTCGGCGTTCGATAGCCCCAACTGCTGATAAATCTCTTCTTTGGTTCTCATCAACTCGCGTGCGCTGCTAAAGCCCAACTGTTGGATAATCTGAGATAGCGTCGCGGCATTGGGCGGCGTATCGAGATAGAGCACGACGTCAGGGGCAATATTGTGCTCTTGCAGCAGCGCCAGCGTTTCACGGCTTTTTGAGCAGCGCGGGTTGTGGTAAATCGTCACGGATGATTTGGTTGAAAGCTGTGTCATCGTCATGCTCCTTATCAGGATTTCTGGTACTGGCGGAAACGCTGTTGTAACTGGCGGAGTTGGTCAATACGGGCATCGTAGCGAGCCTGCTCCAGGCTGCCCAATTTGACCAATGAACTCGCGTTGCTCAGTAATCGAATAGATTGATCGAGTTGGCCATTAAGCGCCAGACTCTCTGCGCGAGCTGCCAACTCTTCTGCGCGCAGCCCTTGGGCTGCTGCGGCTTGCGCTAATAGATCCCAGCCGTTCGGATCGTCAGGGTGCGCATAGGTGTAGCGATACAGTATTTTGCCAGCGGCAGCAGGCTGTTTCCCTTCCACATAGGCATTGGCCAGATTAAGCTGAAGTACTGGATTAGCTTGCATTCCGGGCACGTTTTGTAAACGGGCGATCGCCTGCGTGGCGCGATTTTGTCCCAGATCGATATCGGTCATCATATCCAGAAACCACGGATTGTCAGGTGTGCTGCTTAGCAGCGGTTGCAGCACATTACGCGCTTCATCGTACTTCTTCGCCTGATACAACTGAATCGCACGGCCATACTTCGCAGCTAACTGCTCCCGCACGTTACCTTTTTCCCACTGCACTAATAGATCGTCATTGAGCGGACGATCCGGTGCACCATACATACCAAAAGTACGTATTTTGGCGAACAGGAAATCCTGAGAAGACTGCACTGGCGTCGAGCGCATCTGGTTGGCACGGTTACGGGCATCTGACAGGCGGCTTTCCGGCAATGGGTGTGTCAGCAACATTTCCGGTGGTCTGGAGGCATAGCGTGATTGGTCAGCCAGCTTTTGCAGGAAATTTGGCATGGCTTGCGGATCGAAGCCCGCGCGCTGTAGTACCTGGATCCCGATGCGGTCTGCCTCTTGTTCATTTGACTGCGTGAACGTAATCATGCCCTGCTGCGCACCTGCCAGCGTGCCGCTGAGCGCAGCCATTCCTAACTGTGGATTAGCCATTGCCAGCAAAATAGAGCCGAGTGCACCGACCCAGGTGAGCGGGGCGCTGCGCTGCTGAGATTCCATGCTGCGCGCCAGATGACGCTGGGTGACGTGAGAAATTTCATGTGCCAGTACGGAGGCCAACTCGCTCTCGCTATCGGCATAGCGGAACAGAGCGGAATGCAGTACTACGTTGCCGCCGAAGAAGGCGAAGGCGTTAATATCGTCATTGCGGATCAGATAAAAATGGAACGGCGTGCGCACCGAATCGGCCTGTTTGACCAATCGGTTACCGAGTTGATTAATGTAATTGGACAGAAGAGGATCGTTGATAAGCGGCGCACCGGCCCGCAGTTGACGGACGTAAAAATCGCCCATCGCTAACTCCTGATTGATGCTAAGCGTACCGCCTGCGGTGGTGCCGATATCCGGCAGCCGATCTAGCGTGTCAGCCTGAGCTGGAAGCTGGCTGCCAGCCAATAATGCTCCGAGCAGGACGGACATGAGCGTTTTTCTTAACCGAATAGACATAACGGAAGATAACCTTATCAACAGCTAACGTGAAAGCATTCTGCCGACTATCTTAGCCAGCGATGGCAGACAAAGAAATGCCCCAGTGGGAAAAACGTGGTGAAGAGAGATAACCGCAGGAAAACCGGCACCGATTACGGTGCCAGTGGAAAGACTGAAAACCGCGAATCAGGCGCTTTTCAGATAATCGAGAACGATGTCGTGGTGGTTGCTGGTTTTGAAGTCGTCAAAAACCTTCTCTACCTTGCCGTTTTCATCGATCAGGAAGCTGATGCGATGAATGCCGTCATAGGTTTTCCCCATGAACGTTTTTTCTCCCCAAACGCCAAATCCTTCTGAAACCTGATGATCTTCATCAGAAAGCAGGGTGAAATTTAAGACTTCTTTCTCGGCGAAGCGGGACAGTTTTTCTGATTTGTCCGTGCTAATACCAAGAACTTCAACGCCATGTTTTTTCAAATCATCCATGTTATCGCGCAGGCCACAAGCCTGAACGGTGCATCCTGGCGTCATCGCTTTAGGGTAGAAATACACCAACACTTTCTGTCCCTGGAAGTCGGTTAAATTTACTTGTTCGCCATCCTGGTCGGGCAAGCTAAATTTCGGTGCAATATCACCGGCTTTCAGTGTGTTCATCACGACTCTCCGTCTTGTTTCTCTTCATGCTGTGGATATACCCATAAATTAGACTATTGGGCATAGTTAACGACGCTAATACTGCCTTGTGCGTGCAATTCTGTACATAGCTGATGAAAGGCTGGCTCAATAATTGAGCTATCAAGCGTTGCAGAACTGTGCGCGGCAATCTGAATATACAACTGCGGTGGTTTTTCACCCTCTGCGGGCTGCGTTTTTGAAACCAATTCAGCAATATTTAACTGGTGAGAATCGAACAAATCAGTGAAACGCTCAATGATGTGAGGAGAATCGGCGACGTCAACCTTCACCCAAACGGTGGAAGGCGTTGGTTGGCTGGCCTGTGACTCCGTCCGTTTCATGACGATCAGTAAATCCATCTCCGCGCCTTTTAGTGGCAGAGTCGATTCAATCAGCGTTATCGCGTTCCAACTGCCGGACAGCAGCATAATAAATGTGAACTCTTTGCCCAGCATGGCAAGACGGCTATCTTCGATATTGCAGCCACAGCTACTGACGTGACGGGTAATCGCATTGACAATACCGGGGCGATCAACCCCCAGCGCGGTAATAACCAGATAGTGTTCTTGTGAGCTTGGCAACATCATGCTTCCTGTCTTTTTTCCCATTAACACATGGTAAACATAAAAAATTGCCAGGAGCAATTTTTAACGCCGCTTGCGGCGGCCCGAAGGGCGGCGGGCATTCCGCGTTAAAGTGGGCGTTGGTAATCAGAAATAAAGTGCCTTTCACCATGCGCCGCCTCGAACACTGTCGGCGACTCATGTTGGTGGGTGACAATCTCGCCGATATTGCCGCTCTTGCGGGCTTCGCAGACCAAAGCCATATGACGCGCCATTTCGTGAAGGCATTTGGCATTTCCCCCGGCCACTGGCAGCGCATGTTCACTACGTTTTAATCGACTTGCACAATCGTTCAATATCGCCGCGACTCTGCTTTGCTAACCTGATGCCGTCATCATAAAGGAGAGACGGTATGTATAAATCCATTAATTTTGCCCAAAAGTTAGCGCTGTTCGACGATCGTTGGCAGCCGAAAGTCATTGCTGAGATGAATGACTATCAATTCAAGATTGTTAAGATTCAGGGTGATTTCATCTGGCATTCCCATTCCGATACGGACGAAACGTTTATTGTGCTGGAAGGTCAATTGAGAATTGATTTTCGTGACGGCGATGTGCGTATCGATGCGGGGGAAATGTATGTCGTCCCGCGCGGCGTTGAACATAAACCTTACGCAGAACATGAAGTAAAAATGCTGCTCATTGAACCGAAAGGCGTGTTAAATACGGGTGATGAAGGCGGTGAACTGACGGCTGAAAATGATATTTGGCTTTGATCGGTCGGGGAAAAAAACACCGTAAAACGTCTTACGAGTGATGTATCAGCCGCAGTAAACGGGCTGCTTTTGTACCAAAACGTCAGAAGCATTTTTAATTTCGTTTGCT contains these protein-coding regions:
- a CDS encoding glycine cleavage system transcriptional repressor, translated to MLPSSQEHYLVITALGVDRPGIVNAITRHVSSCGCNIEDSRLAMLGKEFTFIMLLSGSWNAITLIESTLPLKGAEMDLLIVMKRTESQASQPTPSTVWVKVDVADSPHIIERFTDLFDSHQLNIAELVSKTQPAEGEKPPQLYIQIAAHSSATLDSSIIEPAFHQLCTELHAQGSISVVNYAQ
- a CDS encoding cupin domain-containing protein, encoding MYKSINFAQKLALFDDRWQPKVIAEMNDYQFKIVKIQGDFIWHSHSDTDETFIVLEGQLRIDFRDGDVRIDAGEMYVVPRGVEHKPYAEHEVKMLLIEPKGVLNTGDEGGELTAENDIWL
- the bcp gene encoding thioredoxin-dependent thiol peroxidase: MNTLKAGDIAPKFSLPDQDGEQVNLTDFQGQKVLVYFYPKAMTPGCTVQACGLRDNMDDLKKHGVEVLGISTDKSEKLSRFAEKEVLNFTLLSDEDHQVSEGFGVWGEKTFMGKTYDGIHRISFLIDENGKVEKVFDDFKTSNHHDIVLDYLKSA
- the bepA gene encoding beta-barrel assembly-enhancing protease, whose amino-acid sequence is MSIRLRKTLMSVLLGALLAGSQLPAQADTLDRLPDIGTTAGGTLSINQELAMGDFYVRQLRAGAPLINDPLLSNYINQLGNRLVKQADSVRTPFHFYLIRNDDINAFAFFGGNVVLHSALFRYADSESELASVLAHEISHVTQRHLARSMESQQRSAPLTWVGALGSILLAMANPQLGMAALSGTLAGAQQGMITFTQSNEQEADRIGIQVLQRAGFDPQAMPNFLQKLADQSRYASRPPEMLLTHPLPESRLSDARNRANQMRSTPVQSSQDFLFAKIRTFGMYGAPDRPLNDDLLVQWEKGNVREQLAAKYGRAIQLYQAKKYDEARNVLQPLLSSTPDNPWFLDMMTDIDLGQNRATQAIARLQNVPGMQANPVLQLNLANAYVEGKQPAAAGKILYRYTYAHPDDPNGWDLLAQAAAAQGLRAEELAARAESLALNGQLDQSIRLLSNASSLVKLGSLEQARYDARIDQLRQLQQRFRQYQKS
- the hda gene encoding DnaA inactivator Hda; this translates as MILNTPAQLSLPLYLPDDETFASFYPGENASLLAAVNNALYQEHGSYIYFWSREGGGRSHLLHAACAELSRQERAVGYVPLDKRAYFVPDVLEGMEQLALVCIDNIESIAGDEEWEMAVFNLYNRIQETGRARLLITGDRPPRQLNLRLPDLASRLDWGQIYKLQPLSDDEKGEALQLRARLRGFELPEDVSRFLLKRLDREMRTLFMTLDQLDHASITAQRKLTIPFVKEILGL
- the arsC gene encoding arsenate reductase (glutaredoxin) (This arsenate reductase requires both glutathione and glutaredoxin to convert arsenate to arsenite, after which the efflux transporter formed by ArsA and ArsB can extrude the arsenite from the cell, providing resistance.); translated protein: MTQLSTKSSVTIYHNPRCSKSRETLALLQEHNIAPDVVLYLDTPPNAATLSQIIQQLGFSSARELMRTKEEIYQQLGLSNAELTEAQLIQAMIDNPKLIERPIVVAQGQARIGRPPEQVLEILSL